In one Polaribacter sp. ALD11 genomic region, the following are encoded:
- a CDS encoding YihY/virulence factor BrkB family protein, whose amino-acid sequence MHIKEAIKNLPSLLKKTGNNWIDSEPFELSAIVAYYAILSLPALIVIILNLVGNIWGRDIVQGELLDEITQAVGVQTAESIRVMMLDRGDETVSIFTTIIGFSTLLYGSTGVFYQLQAAFDKIWKVPENKNANGFLKMIFSRIKSFGFILIIGFLLLISFVLTALISAFSKRIEKFVPEKLFEYIYLLDFLVSILFIYVLFAAMFKYLPSKTIRWRAVRAGAALTAILFVIGKYLLAWYFKEMDPGSTYGAAGSVILIMLWVSYSSLILFFGAHFTKVYSDVYLIEDKIPLDTKVNGK is encoded by the coding sequence ATGCATATTAAAGAAGCAATAAAAAATCTTCCTAGTTTATTAAAAAAAACAGGAAATAATTGGATTGATAGCGAGCCTTTCGAACTAAGCGCAATTGTGGCATATTACGCCATTTTATCTTTACCTGCTTTAATTGTAATTATTCTAAATTTAGTTGGAAATATCTGGGGAAGAGATATTGTTCAAGGAGAGTTGTTAGATGAAATAACGCAAGCTGTTGGTGTTCAAACGGCAGAATCTATTCGTGTGATGATGTTAGATAGAGGAGATGAAACGGTGTCTATTTTTACAACTATTATTGGTTTTAGTACGCTATTATATGGTTCTACAGGTGTTTTCTATCAATTACAAGCTGCTTTTGATAAGATTTGGAAAGTTCCAGAAAATAAAAACGCAAACGGATTCTTAAAAATGATCTTTAGTAGAATTAAGAGTTTTGGTTTTATATTAATTATTGGCTTTTTGTTGTTAATTAGTTTTGTGTTAACGGCATTAATTAGTGCTTTTAGCAAGCGAATAGAGAAATTTGTACCCGAAAAGTTATTTGAATACATTTATCTTCTAGATTTTTTGGTGTCCATTCTTTTTATTTATGTTCTATTTGCTGCAATGTTTAAGTATCTACCCAGTAAAACAATTCGTTGGCGTGCGGTAAGAGCCGGTGCCGCTTTAACGGCTATTTTATTTGTAATTGGTAAATATTTGTTGGCTTGGTATTTTAAAGAAATGGATCCAGGTTCTACGTATGGCGCTGCTGGTTCTGTTATTTTAATTATGCTTTGGGTTTCATATTCTAGTTTGATTCTTTTTTTCGGAGCACATTTTACCAAAGTATATTCCGATGTGTATTTAATAGAAGATAAAATTCCGTTGGATACTAAGGTGAACGGGAAATAG
- a CDS encoding peroxiredoxin-like family protein, producing the protein MIKPREKAPELTINLVNDTKWSLQEQKTENFTLIIFYRGKHCPVCKKQLEQLQNNVNNFKERGVNVIAISANTESLAKETYKDWNVKDLPIGYDFTIEEARKWGLFISNGISQKEPKEFIEPGLFLIDKEGKVYWESIQSMPFGRPEFKDVLNGIDYILKEDYPARGEA; encoded by the coding sequence ATGATAAAACCAAGAGAAAAAGCACCCGAACTAACAATCAATTTAGTAAACGATACAAAGTGGAGTTTGCAAGAACAAAAAACTGAAAACTTTACATTAATAATATTCTACAGAGGGAAACATTGCCCTGTTTGCAAAAAACAATTAGAGCAACTACAAAACAACGTAAATAACTTTAAAGAAAGAGGTGTAAATGTAATTGCAATAAGTGCAAATACAGAGAGTCTTGCAAAAGAAACTTATAAAGATTGGAATGTAAAAGACCTGCCAATAGGTTATGATTTTACAATTGAAGAAGCAAGAAAATGGGGCTTGTTTATTTCAAACGGAATTAGCCAGAAAGAACCAAAAGAATTTATAGAACCAGGACTATTTTTAATTGACAAGGAAGGGAAAGTATATTGGGAATCGATACAATCGATGCCATTTGGTAGACCAGAATTTAAAGATGTTTTAAACGGAATTGACTATATTCTAAAAGAAGATTATCCTGCTAGAGGTGAAGCTTAA
- the raiA gene encoding ribosome-associated translation inhibitor RaiA — protein sequence MNINFEYHDVEASERLEAFATEKLGHLYTKFQMIIRADVFFKIENTSSDETGKICSIRLSVPGPRLFAEASHDNFVSSITEAINDLDKQLTKKKGKMMSH from the coding sequence ATGAATATTAATTTTGAATACCACGATGTAGAAGCGAGTGAAAGATTAGAAGCATTTGCTACAGAAAAATTAGGACACCTGTACACAAAATTTCAGATGATTATAAGAGCAGATGTTTTCTTTAAAATAGAAAATACTTCTTCAGATGAAACAGGGAAAATTTGTAGTATTCGTTTGAGTGTACCAGGACCAAGGTTATTTGCAGAAGCAAGTCATGATAATTTTGTAAGTTCTATCACCGAAGCTATTAATGATTTAGACAAACAATTGACAAAGAAAAAAGGTAAAATGATGAGCCATTAA
- a CDS encoding Maf family nucleotide pyrophosphatase, producing the protein MLKQKLKPYNVILASGSPRRHQFFKDLDIDFSIQLKEIEEIYPKELKGIEITDFLANLKSKAFTDLQEKDVLITSDTIVWLEGKALGKPKDAKDAFTMLKALSGKKHEVITSISIKSLSFQKIINDVTTVSFKELSDDEINYYINNYKPFDKAGAYGIQEWIGYIGIENIAGSYFNVVGLPVHKLYKELMNL; encoded by the coding sequence ATGCTTAAACAAAAGTTAAAACCTTACAATGTAATTCTTGCTTCTGGCTCTCCAAGAAGACATCAGTTTTTTAAAGATTTAGATATTGATTTTTCTATCCAATTAAAGGAGATTGAAGAAATTTATCCGAAGGAATTAAAAGGTATAGAAATCACCGATTTTTTAGCCAATTTAAAATCGAAGGCATTTACAGATTTACAGGAAAAAGACGTCCTTATTACTTCTGATACCATTGTTTGGTTAGAAGGTAAAGCGTTAGGAAAACCAAAAGATGCGAAAGACGCTTTTACAATGTTAAAAGCCTTATCTGGTAAAAAACACGAAGTAATTACATCTATATCTATTAAGAGCCTTTCTTTTCAGAAAATTATAAATGATGTAACAACGGTTTCTTTTAAAGAATTATCTGATGATGAAATTAATTACTACATCAATAACTACAAACCATTTGACAAAGCTGGTGCATACGGAATACAAGAATGGATTGGTTATATTGGAATTGAAAACATAGCAGGAAGCTATTTTAATGTAGTTGGTTTGCCTGTTCATAAACTTTATAAAGAGTTAATGAATTTATAA
- a CDS encoding transketolase family protein: protein MKKYTYTEKKDTRSGFGDGLTELGRTNPNVVALCADLIGSLKMDQFIKENPERFFQIGIAEANMIGIAAGLTIGGKIPFTGTFANFSTGRVYDQIRQSVAYSGKNVKICASHAGVTLGEDGATHQILEDIGLMKMLPGMTVINPCDYNQTKAATIAIADFDGPVYLRFGRPKVPVFMPADEKFVIGKGIQLTEGTDVTIVATGHLVWESLQAAEQLEAEGISVEVINIHTIKPLDEDIILKSVAKTGCIVTAEEHNKLGGLGESVSRTLALNNPTPQEFVATNDTFGESGTPEQLMAKYGLDAAAVVKAVKKVISRK from the coding sequence ATGAAAAAATACACGTACACAGAAAAAAAAGATACACGTTCAGGTTTTGGTGACGGTTTAACAGAATTAGGTAGAACAAACCCAAATGTGGTTGCTTTATGTGCAGATTTAATTGGTTCTTTAAAAATGGATCAATTTATTAAAGAAAATCCAGAAAGGTTTTTCCAAATTGGTATCGCAGAAGCAAACATGATTGGTATTGCAGCTGGTTTAACAATTGGTGGCAAAATTCCTTTTACAGGAACATTTGCAAACTTCTCTACAGGAAGAGTTTACGATCAAATTCGTCAATCTGTTGCATATTCTGGTAAAAACGTAAAAATTTGTGCATCTCATGCAGGAGTTACTTTAGGTGAAGATGGCGCAACACACCAAATCTTAGAAGATATTGGGTTAATGAAAATGTTACCTGGAATGACGGTAATTAATCCTTGTGATTATAACCAAACAAAAGCAGCAACTATTGCAATTGCAGATTTTGACGGACCTGTTTATTTGCGTTTTGGTAGACCAAAAGTGCCTGTATTTATGCCAGCAGATGAAAAATTTGTAATTGGTAAAGGAATTCAACTAACAGAAGGTACAGATGTAACAATTGTTGCAACTGGGCATTTAGTTTGGGAATCTTTACAAGCTGCAGAACAATTAGAAGCAGAAGGTATTTCTGTAGAAGTAATAAATATTCATACAATTAAACCTTTAGACGAAGATATTATTTTAAAGTCTGTTGCAAAGACAGGTTGTATTGTTACTGCTGAAGAGCATAATAAATTAGGTGGTTTAGGAGAAAGTGTTTCAAGAACATTAGCCTTAAACAATCCTACACCGCAAGAATTTGTAGCAACAAATGATACTTTTGGTGAATCTGGAACACCTGAACAATTAATGGCGAAATATGGTTTAGATGCTGCTGCAGTTGTAAAAGCTGTTAAAAAAGTAATTTCTAGAAAATAA